GAATtgacaaaaccaacaacacaataaTCACATCTCAGTCAAAACTGAGGACTATAACTATTTTCAACTGCGGATTTGGAGCCCTAGTAAATATTTACAGTAGTAGGAAGGTGTACGTGGGATTGATTAAAAACTATCTACAGTGCCCATGTTCATGGTCATTAGGGAACATGCCAGCCAGACAATGGAGCTTTGTGGCAGAgatgaaaaaattatattatgaCTTCAGCTGCACAGGCAATACTTGTTAGCAGAATCAATGCACTCTGGTTTTCGTGCATATCATAATTTTAAGCAGTTGAGTGTTGTTTCTTATCTTCTTTTactcaaacaaagacaaacatttttaataacacaGTTAAAATCTGagaataatgtaataattttgtCTGGCCCCTTCAGTACCTGATGAAGCTTTGACACTCTTGGAGGTGTTCACATGCTTTTCTCACTTCCATCTCATTTAACAGAGACATGGTGCCGATCGTCAGGTGAAGCTTTGCCGGGTTCTGAAAGATGCTTCCCTCGACTCCATGATCCTACACATCAAGTTACAACAAGTTATCACCAAACACATGGCCATCGCTGCCCCTCATTTTCACTATTTATATAAAAATTTCACACTATGCTACTCCAGAATCGAAATCTgtttttataacaaaaaaatgaaatcaaactatGATGGTTGTGAAAATATTCTTTAAGCCCCCGGTACATCTTAAAATTCTTGTGCCCCTTCCTTcctgatgtcagtgtgtgtgtgtgtgtgtgtgtgtgtgtgtgtgtgtgtgtgtgtgtgtgtgtgtgtgtgtgtgtgtgtgtatttttgtgtgtgtgtgtgtgtgtgtgtgtgtgtgtgtgtgtgtgtgtgtgtgtgtgtgtgtgtgtgtgtgtgtgtgtgtatgtttgtgtttgtgtgtgtgtgtgtgtgtgtgtgtgtgtgtgtttgtgtgtgagtgtgtttgtatgcgtgTACACTGTTTATATCTTATATCTATACTGTATAATAATATCATACCTGTGAACACTGTTGCAACACCTCATCTTTGAATTTAAGGAATCCCTCTTGGATTTTGGGATCATTCAGGGGAAATGACAGGAAGTGCGTGAAAGGCTGTTTTCTCCGGAAACTGTCAACAAGGACCTCAACTCGTGTGACTGCAGACGAGACTGCAGCTTTGTGGGAGCCTGTGATAACTGTCAGAAGATGGAGGAAAGTTGggaaaaaatcttttgtttcaGAACGTGCTCCcacatctgttttttaatgGTTAGATTAATCCTCACCAATCTGTCCTTCCACTCCTTGTTTCGGGATGTTAATCGATGTCTTTGTGTCAGACTCTAGACGTCTGCGTGTCTCTCCCTTCTTTCCAATAATGTATCTGTGgaacaatgaagaaaagaaggaaacacagACTCTCATTATGCTGCTTAGAAACAAACACCCATATATGCTTTTGAAGTTGGGGAAGATACAGAACAATCACAACACATGCAATTTGTAGATGACTCACTTGTAAAGAACACTTGGGACATCAATGGCACAGCGGTATCCTTTATCAGTCTGATCAATGACGTGGGTATCACAGGTTTCGTCTGCTGCCAGTTCTTCACTCTCTGAACATGGAAAatttacaaacataaaaatatgtaattgttttcttctcattgtGGAAGAAAACATAGCAGTTCTGCAATAAGTCCTCCATCACAAaggtttaatttattaaaatctaTTAAAATCCACTAATAAGAGGCTTGTCCTATTTGTCTTGGGTAGTAATACAATTCGACATTAGTTTGGCACCAATTGGGGGGGGAAAAGATattctttaaaatattaaaattcacATGAAATATGAGTTACTAAAAGATATACTAAAATCCAATCAAAACAGGTGTGTGACCTATTTGCCCAGTGTAGTGAGACTATCTGGTATGATTTGGAGTCAGTGGGTCACATGACATTGAAactattgaaaaagaaaatatgttttacattcatattcatataaacTTTGAGAAGAAATATAATCCAATAACAATAGGTGTGTCCTGTTTGTCAAGGATAGTTCAAATGGTCAAATGACATGGTGTGAAAGCAATGTGGCTCGGAGGTGTGTTGACAGGTGTTCCTATTATTGTGTCCATCCCATTCAAATCAATGAGGGTAGACTAAACATTAGACACACAGTTGTATCCACACAGCTCTTTACCACAGTTTAAACACATGGGCTACTGAATATAATAACTTTTATGAACCTAGTATTTATCACAGTGTTAGGTCACGTTAGCTTTAGCTTCTTGACTCAATCATCTGCTATCTTTGGTGTAGTTCTCGTTCTTAACACTGACAAACCTGATGGACCCACGTAGGAGaactcctcttcttcctcgtaATGTTCTTCTTTAATTACATTCCTCCGGTATATTCTTCCATTTATGTTGATAAGAGATGGGCGTAAGACGTCCATGCTGTAAACTTGATAACGCTGAAGCtaaagctaagctaagctaacaacacGGGTAAGTGTTCGGGTAAGCTAGCTCGCCGGTGctttagctagctagctaaagTTTCGAACGTAGCTGAAGTTAGCTTCCGATTCGAGTGCTAAAATGAAGTTATTAATCAAATATTTACGTTGTGTGAAACCAGCGTCCAC
This Scophthalmus maximus strain ysfricsl-2021 chromosome 16, ASM2237912v1, whole genome shotgun sequence DNA region includes the following protein-coding sequences:
- the ascc1 gene encoding activating signal cointegrator 1 complex subunit 1, translating into MDVLRPSLININGRIYRRNVIKEEHYEEEEEFSYVGPSESEELAADETCDTHVIDQTDKGYRCAIDVPSVLYKYIIGKKGETRRRLESDTKTSINIPKQGVEGQIVITGSHKAAVSSAVTRVEVLVDSFRRKQPFTHFLSFPLNDPKIQEGFLKFKDEVLQQCSQDHGVEGSIFQNPAKLHLTIGTMSLLNEMEVRKACEHLQECQSFIRDIAEGKPLPLEVTGIEYMNDDPAMVDVLYAKVNAKDRSDKLQVIAERLVEHFVSAGLMVREWDRVKLHGTVINTLFRRDSTGEESGGSGRQTVSEREAFDARNILKKFGACRFGEFELNTVLLSQRYSTDCTGYYTSAGSINFS